The following proteins are encoded in a genomic region of Spirosoma sp. SC4-14:
- a CDS encoding helix-turn-helix transcriptional regulator — MSLSYNVKQFRKAKGLSQEYMAEKLHMSQPTYHRLESSDRRCEQFLCQLADALETTTDALRNDQTTTETESANTLLTEQAAIIEQQQTELTFLKRYTHYLEATWREYGSGRR; from the coding sequence ATGTCCCTATCCTATAACGTAAAGCAGTTTCGAAAGGCAAAAGGTCTCTCACAGGAATATATGGCCGAAAAACTCCACATGAGTCAGCCTACCTACCATCGGCTCGAAAGCAGTGACCGGCGTTGCGAACAGTTTTTATGTCAACTGGCCGACGCCCTGGAAACGACTACCGATGCCCTTCGAAACGATCAAACCACAACAGAAACAGAATCCGCCAATACTTTATTGACTGAACAGGCAGCAATCATTGAACAGCAACAAACTGAGCTAACTTTTCTGAAACGGTATACACACTATCTGGAAGCCACATGGCGGGAATATGGTAGTGGTAGACGCTAG
- a CDS encoding Gfo/Idh/MocA family oxidoreductase produces MTLQPTRREFLKQSSAAALSLAFFPSMKRKVAPSDRVRVAHIGINGMGTNHLKWFANLPEVDVVGLCDVDETHLAKALDTLKTINRETGRPETTAKTYADFRHLLDRNDIDAITCATPDHWHAQVAIMAFQAGKDVYGEKPLSYNVREGQQMLKALNRYDRIFQLGTQIHAGDNYHRVVEIIQSGAIGKVHTVRLWKTGFPPVLGPAKYQNPPSTLNWDMWQGPAPVSLYTPERCHFTYRYFLDYSGGVFQDFWCHIADVVWWSINPTGLKRISAKGEAPEGIGDAPKWIDIDYEFDGLNLHWTSTPPNVPGAEKRGIGAYFEGDKGTLLCDYSSREITINGVTMTDIPEIPITLERSPGHQQNFIDCVKSRRQPESNLAYARQMTMPMHLGLISYRLGQPLEWNAHKEKFKHNHTANTMLSRHYRKEWNLV; encoded by the coding sequence ATGACACTCCAGCCCACCCGACGGGAATTTCTGAAACAGAGCAGTGCAGCAGCACTTAGTCTGGCCTTTTTCCCCAGTATGAAACGGAAAGTTGCCCCCAGCGACCGCGTTCGGGTAGCGCACATCGGAATCAACGGCATGGGAACCAACCATCTGAAATGGTTTGCCAACCTGCCCGAAGTGGATGTGGTAGGGTTATGCGATGTTGATGAAACACATCTGGCCAAAGCACTGGATACGCTGAAAACGATAAACCGTGAAACTGGTCGGCCAGAAACGACGGCGAAAACCTACGCCGATTTCCGGCACCTCCTCGACCGTAATGATATTGACGCCATCACCTGCGCCACGCCCGACCACTGGCACGCGCAGGTCGCGATTATGGCATTTCAGGCCGGCAAAGATGTATATGGCGAAAAACCTCTCTCCTACAACGTCCGCGAAGGCCAGCAAATGCTCAAAGCGCTGAACCGCTACGACCGCATTTTTCAGCTCGGCACCCAAATTCATGCAGGCGACAACTACCACCGGGTGGTTGAAATCATACAGAGTGGTGCTATCGGAAAAGTGCATACGGTTCGGCTCTGGAAAACCGGTTTCCCGCCCGTGCTGGGACCAGCCAAATACCAGAACCCACCTTCGACCCTAAACTGGGATATGTGGCAGGGTCCGGCTCCCGTTTCGCTCTATACGCCCGAACGCTGCCACTTCACCTACCGCTATTTTCTGGATTATTCGGGTGGCGTTTTTCAGGACTTCTGGTGTCACATTGCCGATGTGGTCTGGTGGTCGATCAATCCAACGGGTCTGAAACGTATTTCGGCCAAAGGCGAAGCACCGGAAGGTATCGGCGACGCGCCCAAATGGATCGACATCGACTATGAGTTCGACGGACTGAATCTGCACTGGACCAGCACACCGCCCAACGTGCCCGGTGCCGAAAAACGGGGTATTGGCGCTTATTTCGAAGGCGATAAAGGAACACTACTCTGCGACTACAGCTCCCGCGAAATCACGATCAATGGTGTAACGATGACCGATATACCCGAAATTCCGATTACGCTCGAACGGTCGCCGGGGCATCAGCAGAACTTCATCGACTGCGTGAAATCGCGCAGGCAACCCGAATCCAATCTGGCTTATGCCCGACAAATGACGATGCCTATGCACCTTGGCCTGATCTCCTACCGGCTTGGCCAACCGCTGGAGTGGAACGCCCACAAAGAGAAATTCAAACACAATCATACCGCCAACACCATGCTATCGCGACATTATCGCAAAGAATGGAATCTGGTATAG
- a CDS encoding IS5 family transposase — protein MTSQWQPLTDYQWATISPFFDLQRKRKHDLRQMVDAILWLLRTGCQWRNLPPDWPHWQAVYYYFEQWKAKGTFEQMNAALNQLDRVNANREAYPSALCIDSQSVKLSPMIDSYRGTDPHKRVNGRKRTFVVDTQGRLWVADVDAANQADGPLAKQLIESILWRAGDRLEKIFGDQAYNGVFGRELAKWSIERSGVPV, from the coding sequence ATGACTTCTCAGTGGCAACCACTGACCGACTACCAGTGGGCAACAATATCGCCTTTTTTTGATCTTCAGCGCAAGCGTAAACATGATCTTCGACAAATGGTAGATGCGATTTTATGGCTGCTCCGTACAGGATGTCAGTGGCGAAATCTGCCCCCTGACTGGCCCCATTGGCAAGCTGTTTACTATTACTTTGAGCAGTGGAAGGCTAAGGGCACCTTCGAGCAAATGAATGCGGCCTTAAACCAACTGGATCGAGTCAACGCCAATCGAGAAGCCTACCCCTCGGCGTTATGTATTGATTCACAATCGGTTAAGCTATCACCAATGATTGACAGCTACCGCGGTACCGACCCACACAAACGCGTTAATGGGCGCAAACGAACTTTCGTCGTTGATACTCAAGGCCGACTCTGGGTGGCGGATGTAGATGCGGCCAATCAAGCCGATGGCCCACTCGCTAAACAACTTATTGAATCGATACTTTGGCGTGCAGGCGACCGGCTGGAAAAGATTTTTGGCGACCAAGCGTACAATGGAGTGTTTGGGCGTGAGCTGGCTAAGTGGAGTATCGAACGCTCCGGCGTCCCGGTTTGA
- a CDS encoding vitamin K epoxide reductase family protein yields MALLNALTDDNATAALRLLLKQAGARVTQATVREALAAHPDFPSLLSMSDVLTDWQIDNTALQLNTVEQLRELPFPLIAHLHKQGGWYVLVTALQGNTIRYTDPTDGRIVEPVADFEQKWSGVVLVAEADESAGEVDYAPKRQQEVLNNLRGPFVLVGILLVLLAAMLNVAHILAAADWLLLATKTVGLVLSGLLVTKQLGSKNALADRLCRIGTKTNCDSVLNSPAAKFWGWLSWADIGLLYFAGGFCAVLALNMAPSVRLLLYGLALLALPYTVFSVYYQARVLRQWCLLCLGVQTVLLAEGTMAILHAGILPVEVKAYCILGVAFLVPALAWVLLKPLLANHPQSRREHDELLRLKRNPDLFQALLTQQPTMPPVSDYLHPILLGNPDAGHTITMVTNPYCGPCARTHKELEALLNRNDDVNARIMFTCDGAEGPATQVAIQVMALGQHGKAALALRDWYESAEKNVDTWIKKYPVNADGTDWHSMAERHTNWCRLANIQITPTLFIDGYRLPELYRLSDLRWLVNYLPAMNLRLDLAKSSV; encoded by the coding sequence ATGGCTCTCCTGAACGCGCTAACCGACGATAATGCTACTGCAGCACTTCGGCTGTTGCTGAAACAGGCAGGAGCCAGGGTAACACAGGCAACGGTTCGGGAGGCACTGGCAGCGCATCCCGATTTTCCGAGTCTGCTCAGTATGAGCGATGTGTTGACCGACTGGCAGATCGATAACACGGCCTTGCAACTCAATACGGTCGAGCAATTGCGTGAGCTTCCATTTCCGCTGATCGCCCATCTTCATAAACAAGGTGGCTGGTATGTGTTGGTAACCGCTCTGCAAGGCAACACCATTAGGTATACCGACCCGACGGACGGGCGCATAGTGGAACCGGTTGCTGATTTTGAGCAAAAATGGTCGGGTGTCGTGCTGGTGGCGGAGGCAGATGAATCGGCTGGTGAGGTGGATTATGCCCCGAAGCGCCAACAGGAAGTTCTCAACAATCTGCGAGGGCCTTTTGTGCTAGTTGGAATACTGCTGGTGCTACTGGCCGCTATGCTGAATGTTGCCCATATATTGGCCGCTGCGGACTGGCTCCTGCTAGCTACCAAAACGGTTGGACTTGTGCTCAGTGGCTTGCTGGTTACTAAGCAATTGGGTAGTAAAAACGCCCTTGCCGACCGCCTGTGCCGGATCGGTACTAAAACCAATTGTGATAGTGTACTGAACTCACCAGCCGCCAAATTCTGGGGCTGGTTAAGCTGGGCTGACATTGGACTGCTTTATTTTGCGGGTGGGTTTTGCGCTGTTTTAGCGCTGAATATGGCCCCGTCTGTTCGCTTGCTTTTATACGGGCTGGCGTTGCTGGCTTTGCCCTACACGGTATTCTCGGTTTATTATCAGGCGCGTGTGCTGAGGCAATGGTGCCTGTTATGCCTGGGTGTGCAGACTGTTTTGTTGGCAGAAGGCACTATGGCCATACTGCACGCTGGCATACTGCCCGTTGAGGTAAAGGCGTATTGTATACTCGGCGTTGCTTTTCTGGTTCCTGCGCTTGCGTGGGTGCTGCTAAAGCCGCTGTTAGCCAATCATCCTCAAAGCCGTCGTGAACACGACGAACTACTACGGTTGAAGCGCAACCCCGATTTGTTTCAGGCATTGCTAACGCAACAGCCGACAATGCCACCTGTTTCCGACTATTTGCATCCCATTCTGCTTGGAAACCCCGATGCTGGCCATACCATCACGATGGTAACAAATCCCTATTGCGGACCCTGCGCCCGAACACATAAAGAACTGGAAGCACTGCTTAACCGCAACGATGATGTTAACGCCAGGATCATGTTTACCTGCGATGGCGCAGAGGGACCGGCAACGCAGGTAGCCATACAGGTAATGGCATTGGGCCAACACGGAAAAGCGGCCTTAGCATTAAGAGACTGGTATGAGTCGGCAGAAAAAAATGTGGATACCTGGATCAAAAAATATCCGGTGAATGCTGATGGTACCGATTGGCATTCGATGGCTGAGCGGCATACGAATTGGTGCCGACTGGCTAACATTCAGATAACGCCTACCCTATTTATTGATGGCTACCGATTGCCTGAACTGTATCGGTTAAGTGATCTACGGTGGTTGGTGAATTATTTACCTGCAATGAATTTAAGGTTGGATTTAGCTAAATCAAGTGTTTAA
- a CDS encoding redoxin family protein, giving the protein MLLFKTAFARVLIKGNVKNSNNSELYCYKPFKNFGNNEFYSIIKIDSLGQFMVDFEVDNPSFVKMVLSQQAIFLLVEPNDTLRISINDKNDVAHNWLEIEGVNSKGNEYFNEIYNKIPIEKFYNIRNLFEMHSTDRPDSLMEYVKKDMQFQVNWLDSLYENNLITKVYADYMKVGIHSVLASEVGKMCDYFFREGNKSSKIKSDLFRLVDPLNPKLYSCTIGHPYYDTYFEELYKTQKAKIDTSEIIIDEVSYISLAPEKLKDYLWGRALAIYMDLGPEMYDYCELFNKYKKYYNHDELVFFIEKDNPCIKKELSNRFKIIKDEGVSLDKLIKENFNKQRLYIDLWATWCLPCKKEFKYYNDDFYRFMSSYNVKLLYISIDDKSKEDEWIKQVKSLSLIGSHVRADALLKSSIKKMIYKNLTVSIPRYILIDENGKIIVDNAKRPSDTALKREIHRLFSSNNK; this is encoded by the coding sequence ATGCTGCTATTTAAGACAGCATTTGCTCGCGTTTTAATAAAAGGAAATGTCAAGAATAGCAATAATAGTGAATTGTACTGCTATAAGCCCTTTAAAAACTTCGGCAATAATGAATTCTATTCTATAATAAAAATAGATAGCTTGGGGCAATTTATGGTTGATTTTGAAGTGGATAATCCCTCATTTGTTAAAATGGTACTTAGCCAGCAGGCAATATTTTTATTAGTAGAACCAAATGACACGCTTCGTATTTCCATCAACGATAAAAATGATGTAGCTCACAATTGGTTGGAGATAGAAGGCGTAAATTCCAAAGGTAATGAATACTTTAACGAAATTTACAATAAAATTCCAATAGAAAAGTTCTATAATATTAGGAATTTGTTTGAAATGCATAGTACGGATAGGCCTGACTCTTTAATGGAATATGTTAAAAAAGATATGCAATTTCAGGTGAATTGGCTTGATTCTTTATATGAAAATAATTTGATTACAAAAGTATATGCCGATTATATGAAAGTAGGTATACACAGTGTGCTTGCTTCGGAAGTAGGTAAAATGTGCGACTATTTTTTTCGAGAAGGTAATAAAAGTAGTAAAATAAAATCTGATTTATTTAGATTGGTAGATCCTTTAAATCCTAAATTGTATTCTTGTACTATAGGACATCCATATTATGATACTTATTTTGAAGAGCTATACAAAACTCAAAAAGCTAAAATAGATACATCTGAAATAATTATTGATGAAGTTTCTTATATATCATTAGCACCTGAAAAGTTAAAAGATTACTTATGGGGGAGGGCATTGGCTATATATATGGATTTAGGTCCTGAGATGTATGACTATTGTGAACTGTTTAATAAATACAAAAAATATTATAATCATGATGAATTAGTTTTTTTTATTGAGAAAGATAATCCGTGCATTAAAAAAGAATTAAGTAATAGATTTAAGATAATAAAAGACGAGGGGGTAAGCTTGGATAAGTTAATAAAAGAGAACTTTAACAAGCAAAGACTATACATTGACTTATGGGCGACTTGGTGTTTACCATGTAAAAAAGAATTTAAGTATTATAATGACGATTTCTATAGATTTATGAGTTCTTACAATGTTAAGCTTTTGTATATTAGTATTGATGATAAATCTAAAGAAGATGAATGGATTAAGCAGGTAAAAAGCTTATCTTTAATTGGTAGCCATGTTCGTGCAGATGCACTCCTGAAAAGCTCTATAAAAAAGATGATCTATAAAAATTTAACAGTTTCTATTCCAAGATATATTTTAATAGATGAGAATGGGAAAATAATTGTAGATAATGCAAAAAGGCCATCTGATACTGCTCTGAAAAGAGAAATTCATCGATTATTTTCAAGTAATAATAAATGA
- a CDS encoding TolC family protein: protein MPASYTGSTDSASIAELSREKLFADPYLVALIDTALARNLDLKMAVQRVEMARASFQASQGALVPTVNAVGSAGFDRYGYYTMNGVGNYDTNLSDNIKGQSLIPNPTPDFFLGLRSSWELDIWGKLRNRRRASYTRLLASQEGRNLVITALTAEVARLYYTLLALDGELSIIRENIALQQQAVELVNVQKAAGRVTELAVQQFTAQLLNTRGLEGKTRQQIVQAENQLNALLGRYPQPIARGQSIEELQLPATVAAGIPTQLIRRRPDVRQAERELEAANVDVAVAQAEFLPSLTLTPYVGLNTFRLATLFDPVSIAVGALGGLTVPIFNRRVLKGNYAVTVARSREAYYGYQKTILTGVSEVTSSLKGLENYRGVADVQAQEVAMLRRATATSKDLFANGYATYLEVITAQRNVLDAELAQIETKRLQFLSLVELYRALGGGWE, encoded by the coding sequence ATGCCTGCCTCTTATACCGGAAGTACCGATTCGGCCAGTATTGCAGAGTTGAGCAGAGAGAAACTGTTTGCCGATCCATATCTGGTGGCGTTGATCGATACGGCGCTGGCCCGTAATCTCGATTTGAAAATGGCGGTGCAACGGGTTGAAATGGCGCGTGCCAGTTTTCAGGCCAGTCAGGGGGCATTAGTACCCACCGTCAATGCGGTTGGGTCGGCTGGCTTTGATCGATACGGGTATTACACGATGAATGGTGTTGGGAATTACGATACCAATCTGTCGGATAATATTAAAGGCCAGAGTCTCATTCCGAATCCAACCCCCGACTTCTTTCTGGGTCTGCGCAGTTCGTGGGAACTCGACATCTGGGGGAAGCTACGCAACCGCCGACGGGCGTCCTATACACGTTTGCTGGCTTCGCAGGAAGGGCGTAATCTGGTTATAACGGCACTAACGGCCGAGGTGGCCCGGTTGTATTACACGCTGCTGGCGCTGGATGGTGAACTGAGTATCATTCGGGAAAACATTGCGTTGCAACAACAGGCCGTTGAACTGGTAAATGTGCAGAAGGCAGCCGGACGGGTCACCGAACTGGCCGTTCAGCAATTTACGGCTCAACTCCTCAATACAAGAGGACTGGAAGGCAAGACGCGTCAACAAATTGTTCAGGCTGAAAATCAGTTAAACGCCTTGCTGGGCCGGTATCCGCAGCCTATCGCTCGCGGGCAATCAATTGAAGAGCTACAACTTCCGGCAACTGTGGCGGCAGGTATTCCAACGCAACTGATTCGTCGTCGTCCCGATGTGCGTCAGGCCGAGCGCGAACTCGAAGCGGCCAATGTCGATGTCGCCGTTGCGCAGGCCGAGTTTTTACCGTCGTTAACCTTAACGCCCTATGTGGGCCTGAATACCTTTCGACTCGCCACTCTTTTTGATCCGGTTTCGATAGCCGTTGGTGCGCTGGGCGGGCTAACCGTTCCCATCTTTAACCGGAGAGTACTGAAAGGCAATTATGCCGTTACGGTTGCCCGTAGCCGGGAGGCTTATTACGGCTACCAGAAAACAATCCTGACCGGTGTTAGTGAAGTGACCAGCAGTTTGAAGGGGCTGGAAAATTATCGTGGTGTAGCCGATGTGCAGGCGCAGGAGGTCGCTATGCTGCGGAGAGCCACCGCCACCTCAAAAGATTTGTTTGCTAACGGATACGCTACCTATCTGGAAGTGATTACGGCCCAGCGAAACGTACTCGATGCCGAACTGGCGCAGATCGAAACCAAACGACTCCAGTTCCTATCGCTCGTTGAGCTATACCGGGCGCTGGGTGGCGGTTGGGAATAG
- a CDS encoding DUF4249 domain-containing protein, giving the protein MTGNFSRLKTGWFSWLLASLFLWLSACVDEVYLPIRQTASRLVVDGYITDEAPPYPIKLTLSGAYSSGGIFPEDLVINGAIATISDDRGQTVRLEQDPLQPAYYWARDPSFRGQINRSYTLRVVLPDGATYVSSPELLKPVAPIEQVYAEYKRQATVTKQPDYYQVMIDTKDPDTPEDYYRWSAYGYVWRWTGTDPQHSSCNTCSCLVPYYGPLTNVLSDGLVNGNRITGRTVFNSPVYAVGKQYIEVRQYSISRAAYQYWKLFDEQRTRTGSLFDPQPASIEGNVYQKADTTERALGFFGASAVSMQRLVIRADTINYNQFLNRYKNTFTPPGECQNNFTSAQFGLAPAGW; this is encoded by the coding sequence TTGACTGGAAATTTCTCCCGACTAAAGACTGGCTGGTTTAGCTGGCTGTTGGCGAGTCTGTTTTTGTGGCTATCGGCCTGTGTCGATGAAGTGTATCTGCCTATCCGTCAGACAGCGTCTCGTCTGGTTGTTGATGGGTACATTACTGATGAGGCACCGCCGTATCCAATCAAGCTGACCCTGTCGGGGGCTTATTCGTCGGGTGGGATATTTCCCGAAGACCTCGTTATCAATGGCGCTATCGCAACCATTTCCGACGACCGTGGCCAAACCGTCCGGCTGGAACAGGACCCGTTGCAACCCGCTTATTACTGGGCGCGAGATCCGTCCTTTCGCGGCCAGATAAACCGCAGTTATACCCTGCGCGTTGTGCTCCCCGACGGCGCAACCTACGTTTCGAGTCCTGAGCTGTTGAAGCCCGTAGCGCCCATCGAGCAGGTGTATGCCGAATACAAACGACAGGCTACCGTGACGAAACAACCCGACTATTATCAGGTGATGATCGACACAAAAGACCCGGATACGCCCGAGGATTATTACCGTTGGTCGGCCTACGGCTACGTTTGGCGCTGGACGGGCACTGACCCTCAGCATAGTAGTTGCAACACCTGTTCGTGTCTGGTGCCTTACTATGGACCTTTAACTAACGTATTGTCCGATGGGCTCGTTAATGGCAATCGGATTACCGGACGAACCGTGTTCAATTCGCCGGTTTATGCCGTTGGTAAGCAGTATATCGAGGTAAGGCAATATTCCATCAGCCGGGCGGCCTATCAGTACTGGAAACTTTTTGACGAACAGCGCACCCGCACCGGGTCGTTGTTCGATCCACAACCGGCGTCTATCGAAGGCAATGTGTATCAGAAAGCCGATACAACGGAGCGGGCATTAGGTTTTTTCGGGGCGTCGGCCGTGAGTATGCAGCGGCTGGTGATTCGGGCCGATACGATCAATTACAACCAGTTTCTGAATCGCTACAAGAATACGTTCACTCCCCCCGGCGAATGCCAGAACAATTTTACATCGGCCCAGTTCGGATTAGCTCCAGCGGGGTGGTAA